Within the Ostrinia nubilalis chromosome 12, ilOstNubi1.1, whole genome shotgun sequence genome, the region GACCTGGACTCTCGTACCACAGCCGTAAGACCGCTGCGGGGCACCCACGCTCTGGAAATAACCAGGAGATAACATCAGATAGATTACAAACGCAGACACGAGCGAGGAAAAATCGTAAAGCTTTTGAAGCGTTATAattttcaccctgtatacttcAAAAAATTCTTCCCAGGCGGTCATATCAGACTTCTTTTAAGGTGAAGACTTATCATTTATTAGCCATTGCAGAGCTGGCAGGATTAAACACTCCCCCTGAACACCATAACTTGCCAACTCCTCAGCCATCCAATAAGATGTCTCTCCAGAGCGAAATTGTGTTCGCTAGGGCGCGCGTCAACGAACCATTTGCAGATGCCCGAGGCTAACCCGAACACGGCGGCAAATGTGTGGGGGACAGATAAATGATACCACTAAATATTAGGTACTTCTTATTCCGTTAGCTACAGTAGCTTACCAGTGAGATGCCCCTCCACAGCGAAGTGTTCGAAGTTGAGCAAGAGCCGCTTGCCGGGGCGCGCGGTCACAAACCAGTTGCAGACGCGCGAGGCGGCACCACGCTCGGGCGGCACGTAGGGCTCCGGGAAGCTATGTATCTACATCTTATTCATTTAGTATAACGCTGTAGCTTACCAGTGAGATGTCCCTCCACAGTGAAGTGTTCGAAGTTGAGCAAGAGCCGCTTGCCGGGGCGCGCGGTCACAAACCAGTTGCAGACGCGCGAGGCGGCGCCACGCGCGGGTGGCTCGTAGGGCGCCGGGAAGCTATGTAGGCTACATCCTAACTACGCTACTGGTGGCTTACCAGTGAGATGCCCCTCCACAGCGAAGTGTTCGAAGTTGAGCAGTAGCCGCTTGCCGGGGCGCGCGGTCACGAACCAGTTGCAGACGCGCGAGGCGGCGCCGCGCGCGGGCGGCTCGTAGGGCGCCGGGAAGCGCGGCGACGTGATCACGCCCCACTCCGCGCTCGACATGTTGCCGCCGCAGTCGCCGAATATCGACTTTGCGGGCTGGGAAGACGTCGGATGAATTAAAAATTGAGTTTGCTTTACGTGTGTCTTTTGCTTTGCAAGATACTTGAGTACGAAGGTAGCTAGCTAGCTAGTGAGTCACGGAAACAGTTGCTAAACGAAAGATTCAGGATTATCCAAACGGTATGTAATTTCAGCAGACAGTGATGAGGAGTCACAGCATAGGTAGTACATAAAACACTGCAATTCAGTGAAATTAACCAAAACTTATAGCTTCGTATTTTCAGTATTGTGTCTCTACatcctataaaaataaataatcaaagaAAGCACTAAGACTAAGAACATGGTAGACTTGATATATCTTGTACCCCGCATGTAGCACATGAAAGCGACCTAATTTCCAATTACTGCATTACGAGCTCCAGACAAGACTTAACACTCACCTCGAAAACATATCGCGCTTTGAACCCAGAGGCGACGTTTTCCAGATCGGTGTGCAACGCGATGAGCAGGCCCAGAGCTCCGCGCGGCGACTGCAGCGGGCCCGGCGTGGCCGGCCCGCACCAGCGGCCCAGCGGCACGCGCGAGCCCTCGCGTCCTGTCCACCACGCCTCCACCCAATCCTCGCTGCACGTCGCGCCACTGCGGAATACACAAATATACGTTATCATGTCTAAAGAGCAAGATCTCATCTTTTACAAAGAAGCACATGGGCGCCCTCGTTTCCTCTTTAACACGCCTCCACCCAGTCCTCGCTAAAGAGCAGgatcttttgtattttttaacaaaGCAGCACGCCTGGAACCTCGCTCGCTCTCTCGCTCATCCACCATGCCTATCGCTATCATCGCACGTCGCTATCATCACTATCTTTCAAGCAAAACTGAAGTACTGAACCCAGTTTACAGTTTATATTTCAGTTAACTCCTCCAGCTAAGCTGCTTAACGTTAATAGTCATTTCAATTCAACACAATACTTAGCAGGCCGACATACTTAAGACCTTAGGATTACTGCCCATTTGTTAGTTCACTGCCGCACATAAGCCTTTCCAAAGATCACCAGAGACGATTTCCCACTTTTTTCGAATCGAAGATGACGGTGACCTGCTCGTTAGGAGTGGCGCCCAGCGTGTACATGGAGTTTGGGAGGATGGGAGTTGAACTCAAGGGGACTGTACAAGTATACATATATTGCTGCAACGATAGTAGCCGTAAAAGAAGACTCACCCATACAATCCAGCGGTGGCGTTCCAACCGTCCGCCTTGACTTTGAAGTGGTCGAAGACGACGGTGACCTGTTCATTGGGCGTGGCGTCGAGCGTGTAGGTGCAGTTGGTGCGCGAGGGGTAGTTGGAGGGGTAGCGGAGGGAGTTGAACTCAAAGAGACTGTACAAGTATATCCCGCTGCAAAGACAGCAGCCGTAAAAGAAGACTCACCCATACAATCCAGCGGTGGCGTTCCAACCGTCCGCCTTGACTTTGAAGTGGTCGAAGACGACGGTGACCTGTTCATTGGGCGTGGCGTAGAGCGTGTAGGTGCAGTTGGTGCGCGAGGGGTAGTTGGAGGGGTAGCGGAGGGAGTTGAACTCAAAGGGACTGTACAAGTATATCCTGCTGCAAAGGCAGCAGCCATAATAGAAGACTCACCCGTATAATCCAGCGGTGGCGTTCCAACCGTCCGCCTTGACTTTGAAGTGGTCGAAGACGACGGTGACCTGTTCATTGGGCGTGGCGTCGAGCGTGTAGGTGCAGTTGGTGCGCGAGGGGTAGTTGGAGGGGTAGCGGGGGGAGTTGAACTCGCCGCGCTTCTTCGCCTCCGAGCGGTATGTGAAGGCGCACTCGCCGCCGGGAGCGGCAGTGCCTGGCACTCGGTATTCTGAAGCAAAACATCGTAATTtgaacctcatcatcatcatgtcagaaTTTGTATTGGAATGTCCAAAAGAATATGGATGTGGGTCACAAATTACAACTGAGGTCCTAATATAACCCTGGTGGTGTCAGATTTTTTGAGGCGCCATAATTATTATCCATCATGATTCAATTGGAATCATATTTCTCATAGGTCGGCCCTGCAGCTCCCCGGACCTGAAGACCTTGGTCAGATGAAGCTTGGTCCGTCGTAGAGCAGAGGCTCGGGGAAGAATCTTATTTCTTTTCAGACAATCCCGTCACAATGACGTCTTAACGTACGACCTGCATCCAAAGCGTTCAATTCTGAGCCTTACGTACCAGTCTCAAAAGTATATTTGGCCTTGAACCCCCGGCCCTGCAGCTCGCCGGAGCTGAAGACCATCACGAGCCTTGGTCCGTCGGAGAGCAGCGGCGCGGGGAAGGCGGGCGGGATACAGAATCCTACTTCTTTTCGGAAAATCCCGTCACAATGTTCTGACTAAACAAAACCGCACCCAGAGCGTCCAATTCTGAACCTTACGTACCAGTCTCAAAAGTACATTTGGCCTTGAACCCCCGGCCCTGCAGCTCGCCGGAGCTGAAGACCATCACGAGCCTTGGTCCGTCGGAGAGCAGCGCCGCGGGTAAGGCAGGCGGAATACAGAGTCCTATTTCTTTTCAAACAATCAGGTTGCAATGCCTAACCTAATTGTGAACTCGGGGGCTCAGAGCAGAGCCGTATCGACACCATTCAATTCTGAACCTTACGTACCAGTCTCAAAAGTATATTTGGCCTTGAACCCCCGGCCCTGCAGCTCGCCGGAGCTGAAGACCATCACGAGCCTTGGTCCGTCGGAGAGCAGCGGCGCGGGGAAGGCGGGCGGGATACAGAATCCTACTTCTTTTCGGACAATCAGGTCGCAATATCCTAACTTAATTGTGAACTCAGGGGTTCAGAGCAGAGCCGTATCAACACCATTCAATTCTGAGCCTTACGTACCAGTCTCAAAAGTATATTTGGCCTTGAACCCCCGGCCCTGCAGCTCGCCGGAGCTGAAGACCATCACGAGCCTTGGTCCGTCGGAGAGCAGCGGCGCGGGGAAGGCGAGCGGGATACAGAATCCTACTTCTTTTCGAACAATCACATCACAATATCCTAACCTAATTGTGAACTCGGGGGCTCAGAGCTGAGCCGTATCAACACCATTCAATTCTGAGCCTTACGTACCAGTCTCAAAAGTATATTTGGCCTTGAACCCCCGGCCCTGCAGCTCGCCGGAGCTGAAGACCATCACGAGCCTTGGTCCGTCGGAGAGCAGCGGCGCGGGGAAGGCGGGCGGGCCGGGCGCGCCCTCTCCGCACAACTCCGCGTCGTGCTTGTCGTACGAGTCCGTCGCCTCCTGCCCGCGGAGGTACACCTTGAGGTAGCCGTCGGGGCACGAGCTGGAAGATGGGAAAAGTGTGAAGCTTTGCCATGGTTATGACTAAGAGGGAGTGAGGCAATGTCCTAGCCCCTAGCTAGATGATtagtaataattatgaaaaaaaaatacattacagCCAAACAAAGAACCACCGTCTctcttttttaagtcggttaaaaactacCTGTGTAACGATATCTCCGGCTGATTGTCGCTTTTAGTCtctgaataataaattatttgatgtcATGTACTACATACGTCTTCTCTTATCACCTTTAAGAGAAGACcaaccgctaccaatcgatcaacatggaaagcattggtcCTGGATGGTCAATGATGATGACATCTTCTCTCCCCAGATTCCCTGACACCAAGCTATTTTTACAAGGCCTATTGCGCGtgataagaataagaatggatTAAATTCTAGGGTACCTATGGTTTCAGAATAATGGTGCTTTAAATATCACGACCAgcgaaagagaaaaaaaattaattgatgttAGAGGCTTAGGAAACTTTCACGAAGTCGTCATGAAACAAAATAAGATGATTAGAGTTCTTAACTCCGCTACGTAGCAATTATAAATGTTTGTGTACTCACTCAGGTTTCGGGTTAGATCCCTTTGGTATAGAAAAGTTTTGAAATTCTAAACGCACCCTTTCTAAATTTTGTGAGTCTTGCATACCGTATATAAAATATctggaaaaaaaatagttattaaATTCTTATAAGAATTTAACGAGAAACTATAAACGTTGATTGAATTTTTGAACTCACCTACAAACAACTTTTTGTATATAGGGGAATGGATAATTTGGATGGTACACGAATCCCGTAGATTCCTTTTTGCTCAGGATCTTCTGGTCGCACTCGGAGCCCCTAATGTGCTCGGCGTCGTGTTTACTTATAAAATCTGAAAGCAAAGTAACGTTTACTTATAAAATCTGAAAGTTAGAATTTCCCAAAACAAGAAATTAAAAGTATTCAGGTTGAAAGAGAGGTTGGGAAAATATTAAACAGACttacaagtaaataataatGGTCATTTTCCGGAAATGAATTAccaacttttttttactttagaaGCATATTCGTAGTCTGATACGCACACTTTTCTTAAGCAGTTTCAGCAGCTTTTTTAGCGGTACCTAATCAAGGTATGCGGCGAAAGTCTGTGATACTAAGTGGGTGTCATTTTCAGCATTTTTCAGACAACCAAAAAAAGATTCCAATTTTCTTTCTGTTGATATTTTCCCCAACCTCTTTCTTACTATCTTCGCGTACCAACTCACCTAACTTAACAAAACTCTCTGAAAACTCGAAGATACCCTTGAACCCGCGGTTCTGCGTGCTGGCGGAGCGCGGCAGCGTGTAGAACGTGACCAGCAGCCGCTCGTCGCTGGAATACAGCACCAGGTTGCGCTGCTGGCCGCAGTATGTGCCGATCACCGCCGATGAGTTGTCGGGCCCGTCGTACACGCGCACCCAGTCGAATGGGCAGCTGGATAGAATTTGGTGAGATTAGTAGCTTTTCGGAATGACTTAACTAATAGGTGGACATAGGCGGCTTTTCCACACTATGATCAAAATCTCAAAATTTAAGCAACGAGCCTAAGGCCATCCTTAAAAGACTACTGAGGGAAGGTAACCTAACATTTTTAGTATTCATTAGGTAATTTCGATAACCTTTTTAGTTAAGCTTAATAAGTTTATGCATTTTTAGGAGTAAGTTCACAAGAACAGTCCAGCTGTAGATGGTTTCGAATCGGAAATCCGACGCCTAATATTGATGCTTGTTTTACGAAGTGCAGTCGTTTAGCACTGTAAACTAACACACAAAAACGGACAATGcatttactaatttatcaatttAGAATGTCACTGAGGAGACCGCTTTATGTTGCTCCATTTCAAAGTTTTTATTGCTACGAAGCTATTTCAACCAGTCCAACTGAAAAAAACTTTCCCATGTCTGTAACTAAGTTTCCTGGTTTTCTGTAATCAAGCTAATTAATGAACTTACTGAGGACCGCCGAAAAACAGATCGAAGTCGCGGAACTCCAGGCGTATGCGCTGCCCCGGCTGGCCGCTGAACAGGTAGTTGCAGGTCATGTCCTTCGGGTAGATGCCGGGGTACGTCGGCGACAGCAGCAGCCCCGTCTTGCGCTTGCTCGCGTCGATCACGAACGAGCATAAAGTGTTCGGCACTGGCGTTCCCACCTCGAACTCCGCTGTTGGGAGAGGAAGTAATTTCCTTAGTTAACACGATAGATTGACACCCgtacctattcacaaacgatgattgccaatcgaacgcacagcgttgaatagagctttgtgattggttcgtgtatgaccctgtgcgtccacgcgcattgtgagaccgcattgtaatgtttgtgaatacgggcgtgagtcgACAGCTCATCGGACGTTTAGTGATCAGAGAGAGCAATGTACTCAAAGGGAAAAAAGAAT harbors:
- the LOC135076644 gene encoding cubilin: MLTICMAPAHRLNSLGCLSLSLLCLFATTLQVTSVHAGEATEPSSRGTPAESSPTKLPKCDRTFVSRGGASNGTFHAPELLNPNNHSRQCLYTFLAAPGQRVLVEFRTFDLRGKPPDGAAVGELPACMHEYMDIYSEMASLEAGELVNSAFGGRYCGPIPPRRRVSLHRAVALSFYSDKTFVPPTLFTGTYRFINASEFEVGTPVPNTLCSFVIDASKRKTGLLLSPTYPGIYPKDMTCNYLFSGQPGQRIRLEFRDFDLFFGGPHCPFDWVRVYDGPDNSSAVIGTYCGQQRNLVLYSSDERLLVTFYTLPRSASTQNRGFKGIFEFSESFVKLDFISKHDAEHIRGSECDQKILSKKESTGFVYHPNYPFPYIQKVVCRYFIYGMQDSQNLERVRLEFQNFSIPKGSNPKPDSCPDGYLKVYLRGQEATDSYDKHDAELCGEGAPGPPAFPAPLLSDGPRLVMVFSSGELQGRGFKAKYTFETEYRVPGTAAPGGECAFTYRSEAKKRGEFNSPRYPSNYPSRTNCTYTLDATPNEQVTVVFDHFKVKADGWNATAGLYGGATCSEDWVEAWWTGREGSRVPLGRWCGPATPGPLQSPRGALGLLIALHTDLENVASGFKARYVFEPAKSIFGDCGGNMSSAEWGVITSPRFPAPYEPPARGAASRVCNWFVTARPGKRLLLNFEHFAVEGHLTERGCPAAVLRLWYESPGPPLELCGEKAPTDRWQYLSSSNSIRLSFIIADKSVGAAGWRAVWTEVSVGEECADARRPAECAGACLPPAAACSGLQHCAALAPSRQHCGAEARGSAGGGGATSAWWWGGGGAAGACGALALWCRRRRRRPRRPPPPPRPPPRACAARLASLQDTHKIYKKIAAVVPPPPPPTPPPAAAAAPAAARLRRPPRLAAGHLAAVVPPPPPPTPPPAAAAAPAAARLRRPPRVTTGHHSLKHKIYKKIAAVVPPPPPPTPPPAAAAAPAAARLRRPPRLAAGHRMTTRAPRHRMRRAEQTYRIHNFNVPKSFYSPVPYPN